The DNA sequence TATACCAGAAATCCTGATAAAATAATTCGATGGGGCGGTGAAGAGTTTATTATTGTATGTGCTACACAAGATAAGACTACACTAGGAAAAATTGCGGAGTATCTACGTTCAATGATTGAAAGTTATAAATTTGATTATGTAGATAATATAACATGTAGTTTTGGATGTGCATTGCATGAACAGTCCCAAGATATATTAAAAACGATTAAAGAAGCTGATGTAAAACTCTATCAGGCAAAAGAAGAGGGAAGAAACAAAGTTGTTTGTTAAGAAGAAAGGTATTTACTTCTCCTCTAACGAGGAGAAATAAAAAGGAAATTATTCAGCTACAGCTACTTCAACTGGAGTTGATTCCCAGATACCGTGTTTAGTACAGTAACCGTGAGCTACTAGGTTAAGTTTTTTACCCATTGGACGGATGTTGAATGTTACTTCAGCATGAGATTTTTCGTTACCTAATGTACCTGGTACGAATGTAGCCATAGCAAGTTTAGTTTCACCATTGAAAAGAGTGATGCTTTCAATGTAATGATCGAAATCATCCGGGTGAGTATACTCTTGTCCCATTTTTACGTTTACTGATAGCATTTCACCTTTTTTAGCTTCACCTTGAACTGTGATGAATGGAGAGTGACGATCGATTAAATCTTTTTTAGCTTCTCTTTCTACTGTGTCGATATCAACATACTTGTTAATAGTTGGCATTATGTGTCCTTTTGTTTAGTTTAATATATAGTATTGTAACCATGAAACTTTTAGGAAAAAATAAATCAGAGTAAATTTGTCTTATTTTAAGAAAAATTTTATTTTTTAAAGTTTGACTGTTCAATGATTACAGGGTAAAAATAACCATATCCAAAATCTTTGTCTTTTGCCAATGTACCGCTTGCAAATACAATGTCACCGGCTTTAGGTGTCTCTTTTACAGTTGTAAAGACAAGATCATCCATATTCATAAATCTGCTACCGTCTTCAATGTGTACCCAGTTTTTTCCCATAATACCTGATGAAACTTTTGTGACTTCTGCATGAACTGTAATAGTTTTTCCTACATATTTTTCTCTATTCTTAAAAACTTCGGCAATAGTAAGGGTATTTTTTGTTTGAAACTTTGAAGTCATAATATTTGGTTTGTATTTCACTTGTTCTTGTTCTTGCTGTGTTACAGTATCTCCTGCAAAGAGGATATTGTCAAATGTACGGTTGAGTGTTTTAGAATGAAAATTTTTCATCCAGCCTTGTTCAGTAAAAGATATATTTGAACCTTTTTTTACATCTCTTTGTGTCATTGCTATCCAGTAACTGTTTTTACCGTCATTAACTTTCATATATGTATATCCACCGCTGTTCATGCTCTCTAAAACTGTAGCAGTATGGGTACTCGCCGCATAAAGTGATATTCCAAGAAGTAAAGAAAGAGCCAACTTTTTCATTCATAACCTTTTTGTTTTTACATGATTGTACATAAGATTAAATAACAGGAAAATAATATTTACAAGGGTGTTTTGAATTATCGTAATAATGTTATTAAAGAGTTTACTAGTTTTTCATTTATTTGTGATGACATCTCTTTTTTCATCATCATCAATCCATCAAAACTTGAGTATTTTTTTCTAAAGGTTCTTTCTGTAGTTAATGCGTCAAAAATGTCACAAACTGAAAGTATTTGCGCATAGAGAGGAATTTGTGGACCAACAAGATTGTTAGGATATCCTGTACCGTCTAATTTTTCATGATGCAATTCAATAGCATTTAAAATTTCAGGCTTTGTAACACCTAATTCTTTTGCTAGCTGAACACTTTTTAGTGGATGAGACTGCATGATATCCACTTCTTTTTGATCTAAAAGAGATGTTTTGTTTAATATCTCCTGTTCAATAGCCGATTTTCCGATATCAAATAAAATAGCTGCAGTAGCAATTTCGCGTAATTGAGAATGTTGCATTCTTAAATTTTTTCCTAATGTGGTTGCTAAGAAACTTACATTTACATTATGGGCTGCTTCAGTATATTCATCCTGGAAAAAGCTTACAAGTTTTCCTAAAGAAACCTGAGAATTTTCTATGCTGGAAACAAGCTCTTCTATCCAACGAAATAGTAATTCTTTTTTTAGACCGGAGATCCCTTCTTCAAAAAAGGGATCCATTAATCTGATACCTTTTTTATACACATTTTTTAAGGCTAAATGTGCAGTTTTTTGAAGAGTTTTTTTCACTTTTGCATGAACTATACTTGGAGAAAATGGCTTGGCAAGATAATCATAAGCACCTAAAGTTAAAGCTTTTTCAACAAGTTCTTTTTCATGGGATGCAGACATAAAAATAATAGGAATATCTATTTCTAGTTGCGTTTTTAGGGATTTGGAAACTTCAAATCCGTCTGGAGAAGGCATATGAAGGTCAAGTAATATTAAATCAGGTTCAATGCTTTTTGCCGCTTCAACTGCTTCAGAACTGTTTTTAATAAGAGAAACCTCATAGTCACTGGTAAGTATGACACCTAAGTAGTGCAGGTTAGTAGTTTCATCATCAACAATTAAAATCTTTTTTTTATTACTATTCATGGATAGATGATATCTCTTATAATTAGTTTTTTACATTGTATCATATTATACAAAGATGTTTAGAAGGAAGTTTTTGTGAATAAAGTTAATCATTCTTACTAGATATGTTACAGGCTTTTGAAGTGTTGTGAAATGGTACAGAAAAACTGTACCATAAACTACATAATATCGCCGCCACACTGTAGGGTTTCAAACCAATCAAGAAATTTTTTGACATCTTCCCCTTTAAAAATTGCACCGTGTTGAGGAGCTATCATATCTACTTCATATTTACGTACATTGTGAACCCATTTTTTTGTAAAGTTGTTTCCTGCCATATAACGCTTATGAAATGCTTCAAGCAATGTAAGGTGACTTTCAAAATCTGTAATCTCTTTATAAATATTATGTGTCGGCATAACGGCAGCACCAATGTCTCCACTAAATACAATTTTTGATCTACTGTCATAGACAGTAAAGTTTCCAGGTGAGTGGAGAAAATGGGCAGGTATGAATTGAATGTAGTTTTCACCAAAATTAATTTTCGCACCCTGATCAGGTAAAGCCATAATACGGTCTAAATCCATAAGTCCGTAATGACTCATAAATCTGCTCCAGAGTCCTGAAATAATGATTTTTGCTGGAGATGACACGCTCCATTCTGCAATCGAACCTGCAACATCCGGATCTTGATGAGAATAAAAAACATATTTTAATTTATCGACACCTAAATGGCGTTCTACTGCATCATACATCTCATCAAAAGCTGATTGACTTCCCGGATCGATTAAAATACCACTGTTATTTTGGATAATTAAAAACTGATTTACGGCAAGATAACTTTCTGCTTGTTCCTCATCATCAAAACTGAACATAATGCACTTGTGCACACCGTCATCGTAAAGTATTGTTTCATTTTCCATATTGTAATCCTTTAAATTCTCTAATTAATGTCATTTGGCGTTTTGAAAGGTAGCCAATTAAATCTTTTTGTGCTGTTTGATTTGGTTTGAGTGTTACAACGACATGAAATTCATGCTTTTTTTCTATAATATACATAACTTCTCCTTCACAGTTAATAATGAGAGGTTGGCGTCCTACTGTAAAAACCATGTCTACATGAACTTTTTCTTCAGCTTGAAAACCTGCTGGAAGAGAAAGTAATGAAAGTCTTACGGCATTGGCAGAAATATCAAGTATTTTAACATGATCTCCAAATTTATGCTCTTCATAAAAGAGTGAAACTCTATGGTCATCTTCCGGAACTAGACGAACTGATTTGCGTTGTGTAGGAGAATGTTGTAAAAATTGCATATCATCTATAACAATACTTTGATTTTCATAGTCAACATATTTAATTGTTTGGCAAAGGATGTCTGCCGGAAATAAAGAGTTTGAAAGTATTATCTTACCTTCATAATGTGCACATCTTTGTTGAAGATAACTGGTCTGGATTGAAACTTTATCTTCATCAGCATTTACAATAACTCCTCTGTTTGTTACTGTAAGACCTTTATAAAGATTTAATAACTTTAATTCATCATTATTTCTTTGAACAGATTGTAGAAGATGAATAAAGGTTTTTTTGTTTTCTTTCATCTCATCAAGATTTGCCTGCTCTTCATCAAAAAGTCTTAATAAGTCCAAATCAGTAATATCATCAAAAGAAGCAAGATAGTAATCATCACTAGTATCAATTTTTGTCATTCTAAAGATGAAGTGATGAAACTTGTCATTTGGATCAATCATTTTGACATGATAGAGTGTATTTAAATTTTTAATTGCTTCTTGGTACCAATGACGCTCCTCGGTATTGTATAAAAAGCTTTTGTGCTCAAGAAAATGATTTCCAAGCTCACCAAATTTAATTTTAAAGCTTTCCAAATCATCAATCTGAAAATATTTTAGAAATGTATCATTTACAATAACAGGTTTTTCGTGTCGATACAGAACAAGTAGGTTATGTTGAAAGTTAAAAATGTTTTGTATGTAATGGTCAAAAAGACTTTGTTCTTTTTTAAGCTTGATCTCATGTAATGCATCGTTGAGTGCTTGTGTTAACTTATCAACAGAAAGAGGTTTTGCTAAAAAACGATATACGCCAATATCTATAGCTTCGTGTAAATTTTCGGTATTATCAAAAGCAGACGTTATGATAACTTTCGTGTTAGGGGATAGCTGATGAATTCTACGCGTCATTTTTAAACCATCCATATTAGGCATCTTTATATCTGTGATTACTATAGGAGGATGATTTTTTTGAAAAAAATTCAATCCTTCTTCTCCATCTTGTGCCGTGATGACATTATCAAAAAACTTTTTTAATAACAGTGTGACTTTTTCACGTATCCCTTGATTGTCTTCTACATATAAAATAGTTGTATTTTTAGCTAGTTTTTGAAGTTCTAATAAAGTCTCTTTGTTAATATTTAAACTCATGAGACTAATAATAACAAAAAAAAGTTCAAAACATTCAATAAAATATACTTATCCACTTAACAAGAGTTTAACCAACAAATGGGTACAATCGCGATAATTTTATAAAAGAGTATGGATTATGTTAAAAACTTTACTGATAGAGATAGGTGTTGAAGAGTTACCGGCTGTTCCACTGTTAAAAGAACTAAAAAATATAGAAAAAAAATACGCTGATATTTTAGAAAAACAGAATCTTTTATGTGAATTTGAGTTTTACTATACACCTCGCCGTTTAGTAATTTGGCATAGAGAATTTAAAGTTGCACAAGATGATTCTGTTGAAGAGTTTTTCGGTGCTCCTCTAGCAGTAGCTTATAAAGATGGAGAAGCTACTCCTGCAGCACACGGTTTTGCAAAAAAATGTGGTGTTTCATTAGATGAAATTACAACAGCTGACAAAGAAGGTAAAGAAGTGCTTTACTATAAAAAAGATGTAGCTGGAAAAGCATCTGCTGAATTACTTCCTGAGATCATTGAGGCATGGATCAAATCACTGGATTTCGGTAAATCAATGAGATGGGGTTCTTTAGATGAAAGTTTTATCCGTCCTATCCGTTGGGTAAACGTACTTTTAGGTGATGAACTTGTAGATATGGAACTCTACGGAGTGAAATCTTCAAAAACTACTTTTGTTCATCGTATTGCAAATTTTGATGCCGTAAGTATTGACGGTGCTAAAGAATATTTTAACAAGCTTTCTGAAAACGGTGTATTACTTTTCCCTGAAGAGCGTGCACAAAAGATTTTAAAAGATATTGAAGCGCTTGAATCTCAAAACTCTATAAAAGTTGAAATTGATGAAGAGTTATTTCAAGAGGTTGTTGCAATCAATGAAAATCCGACAGCACTACTCGGGTCATTTGATGAAGAGTTCTTAGCACTACCACCTGAAGTAATCATCACTTCTATGAAAGAACACCAAAGATACTTTCCAGTATTTAAAGATGGACAACTGACAAATAAGTTTGTTGTCGTTGCTAATGCATATACAAATGACTTTTCAGAAGTTATTGCAGGAAACGAAAGAGTACTTCGTCCACGTTTGGCTGACGGTATGTTCTTCTGGGAAAATGATCTTAAAAATGGTCTAAGTACTGCAGGACTGGAAAAGATTACATTCTTTAAAGGTCTTGGAAGTGTTGCAGACAAGATCCAAAGAGAAGCTAAAATAGCAGGAATCCTATTTGATAAATTTGCTATAGATGCTTCCAAAGAGGATCTTACAACTGCAGTCGAACTGGCAAAAGCCGACCTTATGAGTGAAATGGTATATGAGTTTACAGAGCTTCAGGGTTTAATGGGATACTACTATGCTCAAAAAGCGGGTTACAGTGATGCAGTAGCAGTTGCAATTAAAGAGCAGTACCTTCCAGACGGTGAAGAGAGTGAACTACCATCAACACCATTAAGTGCAATTGTAGCTCTTAGTTTAAAACTTGATACTCTTTTGGCACTTTTTAGTATTGATCAAATACCAACAGGTTCACGTGACCCGTTTGCACTTCGCCGTGCAGTAAACGGTATTGCAAGAATTGTAAATGAGTTTGGTTTCAAATTTGATATTGTGAATGATGTTAAAGAACTTTCAGCTCTTTATGAAAATAAAATTGATGTTGAAAAACTAGAGGGATTCATTTTAGAGCGTATTAAACGTTATTACAAAGTAAACCCTTCAATCATTGAAGCAGTTTTAGCTTCAGGTGAAAGAGAACTTTTAGCACTTGGTCAAAAAATCGATGCTCTGAATAATCTTGTAAACTCTGACGGATTCTCTGAAGTGAGTTCAACATTCAAAAGGGTTGCAAATATCACTAAAGATATGGATATTTCTCAAGAATTTACAATCAATGAAGCTCTTTTTGAAGATGAAAGTGAAAAAGCTTTATTAGCTCGTTTTAATGAAGTTACATCAAAAGAGTATGAAACCTATGAGTATGAACTTGATGCTCTTTTAGGATTAAAACCAGAGTTAGATAAATTTTTCGATTCTGTAATGGTTAATGCTGAAGATGAAGCGGTTAAAAATAACCGTAAAGCACTTGTAAGTTCGATCTACAAAGCTATTTTCAAAATAGCAGATATTAAAGAAGTTAGTATTTAACAAATGTATGATATTGCGATCGTAGGGGCTGGAATAAACGGCTGCCTAGTCGCATATCAATTAAAACTACTTGGTCAAAACGTTATAGTTTTTGACAAAGAAGGAATTGCTGCAGGCGGCAGCGGTGCAGCAGGAGCATTTTTATCCCCAAAGTTTGCCAAAAATGGGGAGTTAAAAGAACTTCTAAATTCTTCGTTAGATATTGCCTTAGATTTTTACACTACACATTTTTCCAAGCACGTACAGCATTATAATCTTCTCCATATTGCCAAAGATGAAAAAGATGCAGATCATCTGCGTTTTTGTAAAGAGAATGATAATCTTGAACTTTTGGATAATCCTCCATTTATTCCTGAAGATGAATATATTTATACTTCAAAAAGTGCAATCGTCGATGCTCAAAGTATATGTAATGCCTTACTTGAAGATATAGAATATCAAACAGAGTCTATTGATACCTTGGAGTATCTACAAG is a window from the Sulfurimonas sp. C5 genome containing:
- a CDS encoding GW dipeptide domain-containing protein, producing MKKLALSLLLGISLYAASTHTATVLESMNSGGYTYMKVNDGKNSYWIAMTQRDVKKGSNISFTEQGWMKNFHSKTLNRTFDNILFAGDTVTQQEQEQVKYKPNIMTSKFQTKNTLTIAEVFKNREKYVGKTITVHAEVTKVSSGIMGKNWVHIEDGSRFMNMDDLVFTTVKETPKAGDIVFASGTLAKDKDFGYGYFYPVIIEQSNFKK
- the glyS gene encoding glycine--tRNA ligase subunit beta translates to MLKTLLIEIGVEELPAVPLLKELKNIEKKYADILEKQNLLCEFEFYYTPRRLVIWHREFKVAQDDSVEEFFGAPLAVAYKDGEATPAAHGFAKKCGVSLDEITTADKEGKEVLYYKKDVAGKASAELLPEIIEAWIKSLDFGKSMRWGSLDESFIRPIRWVNVLLGDELVDMELYGVKSSKTTFVHRIANFDAVSIDGAKEYFNKLSENGVLLFPEERAQKILKDIEALESQNSIKVEIDEELFQEVVAINENPTALLGSFDEEFLALPPEVIITSMKEHQRYFPVFKDGQLTNKFVVVANAYTNDFSEVIAGNERVLRPRLADGMFFWENDLKNGLSTAGLEKITFFKGLGSVADKIQREAKIAGILFDKFAIDASKEDLTTAVELAKADLMSEMVYEFTELQGLMGYYYAQKAGYSDAVAVAIKEQYLPDGEESELPSTPLSAIVALSLKLDTLLALFSIDQIPTGSRDPFALRRAVNGIARIVNEFGFKFDIVNDVKELSALYENKIDVEKLEGFILERIKRYYKVNPSIIEAVLASGERELLALGQKIDALNNLVNSDGFSEVSSTFKRVANITKDMDISQEFTINEALFEDESEKALLARFNEVTSKEYETYEYELDALLGLKPELDKFFDSVMVNAEDEAVKNNRKALVSSIYKAIFKIADIKEVSI
- a CDS encoding MBL fold metallo-hydrolase; amino-acid sequence: MENETILYDDGVHKCIMFSFDDEEQAESYLAVNQFLIIQNNSGILIDPGSQSAFDEMYDAVERHLGVDKLKYVFYSHQDPDVAGSIAEWSVSSPAKIIISGLWSRFMSHYGLMDLDRIMALPDQGAKINFGENYIQFIPAHFLHSPGNFTVYDSRSKIVFSGDIGAAVMPTHNIYKEITDFESHLTLLEAFHKRYMAGNNFTKKWVHNVRKYEVDMIAPQHGAIFKGEDVKKFLDWFETLQCGGDIM
- a CDS encoding HD domain-containing phosphohydrolase encodes the protein MNSNKKKILIVDDETTNLHYLGVILTSDYEVSLIKNSSEAVEAAKSIEPDLILLDLHMPSPDGFEVSKSLKTQLEIDIPIIFMSASHEKELVEKALTLGAYDYLAKPFSPSIVHAKVKKTLQKTAHLALKNVYKKGIRLMDPFFEEGISGLKKELLFRWIEELVSSIENSQVSLGKLVSFFQDEYTEAAHNVNVSFLATTLGKNLRMQHSQLREIATAAILFDIGKSAIEQEILNKTSLLDQKEVDIMQSHPLKSVQLAKELGVTKPEILNAIELHHEKLDGTGYPNNLVGPQIPLYAQILSVCDIFDALTTERTFRKKYSSFDGLMMMKKEMSSQINEKLVNSLITLLR
- a CDS encoding class II SORL domain-containing protein — protein: MPTINKYVDIDTVEREAKKDLIDRHSPFITVQGEAKKGEMLSVNVKMGQEYTHPDDFDHYIESITLFNGETKLAMATFVPGTLGNEKSHAEVTFNIRPMGKKLNLVAHGYCTKHGIWESTPVEVAVAE
- a CDS encoding response regulator — encoded protein: MSLNINKETLLELQKLAKNTTILYVEDNQGIREKVTLLLKKFFDNVITAQDGEEGLNFFQKNHPPIVITDIKMPNMDGLKMTRRIHQLSPNTKVIITSAFDNTENLHEAIDIGVYRFLAKPLSVDKLTQALNDALHEIKLKKEQSLFDHYIQNIFNFQHNLLVLYRHEKPVIVNDTFLKYFQIDDLESFKIKFGELGNHFLEHKSFLYNTEERHWYQEAIKNLNTLYHVKMIDPNDKFHHFIFRMTKIDTSDDYYLASFDDITDLDLLRLFDEEQANLDEMKENKKTFIHLLQSVQRNNDELKLLNLYKGLTVTNRGVIVNADEDKVSIQTSYLQQRCAHYEGKIILSNSLFPADILCQTIKYVDYENQSIVIDDMQFLQHSPTQRKSVRLVPEDDHRVSLFYEEHKFGDHVKILDISANAVRLSLLSLPAGFQAEEKVHVDMVFTVGRQPLIINCEGEVMYIIEKKHEFHVVVTLKPNQTAQKDLIGYLSKRQMTLIREFKGLQYGK